In Halarcobacter bivalviorum, a genomic segment contains:
- a CDS encoding TOBE domain-containing protein, with translation MEISSNLTLELLDQPFLLEKRIDLLFAIQKCGSISQAAKEVPMSYKKAWEAVDTMNNLSSQAVVTTEKGGKGGGGTSLTVYGENLLKTYLFLKEEQKSFLNRLKQMTDIDTGTLKTIGRLAMQISARNQIQGIVESIILSEVNAQVLIKLKSGNTLISSITKAAAQDLDIKKGDEVTAFFKSSNVLISTDTNIVLSARNKFEGKVSAITKDVINSELVVDIGNGDSVVSVITTNSIKTLDLKEEMPVCAIIKSSDIMIGK, from the coding sequence TTGGAAATTTCATCAAATTTAACTTTAGAATTGTTAGATCAACCTTTTTTATTAGAAAAAAGGATTGACTTACTTTTTGCAATACAAAAATGTGGTTCAATAAGTCAAGCTGCAAAAGAAGTACCCATGAGTTATAAAAAAGCATGGGAAGCAGTTGATACTATGAACAATCTATCTTCACAAGCTGTAGTAACTACAGAAAAAGGTGGAAAAGGTGGAGGAGGAACTTCATTAACCGTTTATGGTGAAAATCTATTAAAGACATATCTATTTTTAAAAGAGGAACAAAAAAGTTTTTTAAATAGATTAAAACAGATGACTGATATAGATACAGGAACACTTAAAACAATAGGGAGATTAGCTATGCAAATTAGTGCCAGAAATCAAATTCAAGGTATTGTTGAATCAATAATACTTTCAGAAGTAAACGCCCAAGTCCTTATCAAACTAAAAAGTGGAAATACGCTAATCTCTAGTATAACTAAAGCTGCTGCTCAAGATTTAGATATAAAAAAAGGTGATGAAGTTACTGCATTTTTTAAATCAAGTAATGTACTTATAAGTACAGATACTAATATTGTATTAAGTGCTAGAAATAAATTTGAAGGAAAAGTGTCAGCTATTACAAAAGATGTAATAAACTCTGAATTAGTAGTTGATATAGGAAATGGAGATTCTGTAGTATCTGTGATTACTACGAACTCCATTAAAACATTAGACTTGAAAGAAGAGATGCCTGTTTGTGCAATTATTAAATCAAGTGACATAATGATAGGGAAGTAA
- a CDS encoding AI-2E family transporter, which produces MDAINIRHYFFYLASLVIIIAGLKVASEIVVILFLAIFISSIFSTLLRILERRHIPRVISYILVISIFILISLLLAYIVNISLKNFISNMPQYEQQLQGLVVKIIALGETYGVVVDKKMILDALNFSSFFGFTTNIIGSIGTFLSKFLLIVIGVAFILAESKSFERKLKVIFKQNSEELEHFNLFSHNIQKYFLVKSTTSFLTGFIIAVGLIIFDVDYPILWGVIAMLFNFVPVVGSIIASIPAILLSLVSLDLNTTLFLIVFYVVINISISNIIEPKLMGKELGLSPLVIFFSLILWGWVLGIVGMFLAVPITMTLKIAFSSNKSTQWLAVLMSDIPSKKEAKG; this is translated from the coding sequence TTGGATGCAATAAATATTAGACACTATTTTTTTTATTTAGCCTCTTTAGTAATTATCATTGCAGGTTTAAAAGTTGCAAGTGAAATTGTTGTAATTTTATTTTTAGCAATTTTTATTTCATCAATTTTTTCTACACTTTTAAGAATTTTAGAAAGAAGACATATCCCTAGAGTAATCTCTTATATCTTAGTAATTTCAATTTTTATTTTAATCTCTTTACTGCTTGCATATATTGTAAATATTTCACTTAAGAACTTTATTTCAAATATGCCTCAATATGAGCAACAACTTCAAGGTTTAGTTGTAAAAATAATTGCTCTTGGGGAGACTTATGGAGTAGTTGTTGATAAAAAGATGATTTTAGATGCTTTAAATTTTAGCTCTTTCTTTGGTTTTACTACAAATATTATAGGAAGTATTGGAACTTTTCTTTCTAAGTTTTTACTAATAGTAATTGGAGTTGCTTTTATCCTGGCTGAGTCAAAATCATTTGAGAGAAAACTAAAAGTAATCTTTAAACAAAATAGTGAAGAGTTAGAGCACTTTAATCTTTTTTCTCACAATATCCAAAAATATTTTTTAGTAAAAAGTACAACAAGTTTTTTAACAGGATTTATTATTGCCGTAGGGCTTATTATTTTTGATGTAGATTATCCAATTCTTTGGGGTGTAATTGCAATGTTATTTAATTTTGTTCCAGTTGTTGGGTCTATCATAGCTTCAATACCAGCAATACTTTTATCTCTTGTTAGTTTAGATTTAAATACAACTTTATTTTTAATAGTTTTTTATGTGGTAATAAATATCTCGATTAGTAATATTATTGAGCCAAAACTAATGGGTAAAGAGTTAGGTTTATCTCCTTTAGTTATCTTTTTCTCACTTATTTTATGGGGTTGGGTTCTAGGAATTGTTGGAATGTTCCTTGCTGTTCCTATTACAATGACATTAAAAATAGCTTTTAGTTCAAATAAGAGTACACAATGGTTAGCAGTATTGATGTCAGATATTCCAAGTAAAAAAGAAGCAAAAGGTTAA
- a CDS encoding class 1 fructose-bisphosphatase yields MIAVFNAITNIAEDIEKNVFVDCEKFLSSGLTERQMHDSIHDYCSKIIEREFKRVKSVHGFIGKDSKDYTTINENGKYKISYVAIDNVDLLDVDFSLGTIFGIYEHQMDAFHLKAAMYITYGPTFQLVFASKSEGVIYFSYEDGEFIEQDPLTLEKKGNINSTGGVASEWTKEHKELIDSFFNEGYRLRYSDSLALDTHQILFKRGGLYTSPATKSFPNGKLEVLFEAFPISYIIEQAGGRAISERGRILDMTNVELHDKTPIYFGSSSEVQKVEDYINS; encoded by the coding sequence ATGATTGCAGTTTTTAATGCCATTACAAATATTGCAGAAGATATAGAAAAAAATGTATTTGTTGATTGTGAAAAGTTTTTATCAAGTGGATTAACTGAACGACAAATGCATGATAGTATTCATGATTATTGTTCAAAAATTATTGAAAGAGAATTTAAAAGAGTAAAATCAGTACATGGATTTATAGGAAAAGATAGTAAAGATTATACAACTATCAATGAAAATGGAAAATATAAAATCTCTTATGTTGCTATTGATAATGTTGATTTATTAGATGTAGATTTTTCATTAGGAACTATTTTTGGAATTTATGAACATCAAATGGATGCTTTCCACTTAAAAGCAGCTATGTATATTACCTATGGACCAACTTTTCAATTAGTATTCGCTTCAAAATCGGAAGGTGTGATTTATTTTTCATATGAAGATGGAGAGTTTATAGAACAAGACCCTTTAACTTTAGAGAAAAAAGGAAATATCAACTCAACAGGTGGAGTTGCTAGTGAGTGGACAAAAGAGCATAAAGAGCTAATTGATAGCTTTTTTAATGAAGGATATAGATTAAGATATTCTGATTCTTTAGCCCTTGATACTCATCAGATTTTATTCAAAAGAGGTGGTTTATATACCTCTCCTGCAACAAAATCTTTCCCAAATGGAAAACTAGAAGTACTATTTGAAGCTTTTCCTATCTCATATATAATTGAACAAGCAGGTGGAAGAGCAATAAGTGAAAGAGGTCGTATTTTAGATATGACTAATGTAGAACTTCATGATAAAACACCTATTTATTTTGGTTCCTCTTCTGAAGTACAAAAAGTAGAAGATTATATAAATAGTTAA
- a CDS encoding 6-phosphofructokinase has protein sequence MAIAILTSGGDCAGMNPAIKQFVDYCFNKKIEPFLIYDGLEGLIDGNIKKASYDDVAGIMHEGGTKIRSSRSKRFFDLEYRKQAFENLQKHGIDKLIILGGDGSFRALDQFYKDFGIKFIGIPATIDNDIFGTEYCLGVDTALNIIREATDAIRDTSASFKRACVIETMGRDCGYLALVSAITCGAEVCMIPELDYDLEVIGKRLKQELKEGRKYIVCVVAEGCSKNRCTTTNELVRWLEEDVGIETRATILGHIQRGGNPTVYDRLMASEFVTFAIEEILKEDSESSVIVYNKSEFQFVSIDYVNSSKYEIKKELLDLARRLVN, from the coding sequence ATGGCAATAGCAATATTAACATCAGGTGGAGATTGTGCAGGAATGAATCCTGCAATTAAGCAGTTTGTAGATTACTGTTTTAATAAAAAAATTGAACCTTTTTTAATTTATGATGGCTTAGAGGGGTTGATTGATGGAAATATTAAAAAAGCCTCTTATGATGATGTAGCTGGAATAATGCATGAGGGTGGAACAAAAATAAGATCTTCGAGGTCAAAAAGATTTTTCGACTTAGAGTATAGAAAACAAGCCTTTGAAAACTTACAAAAACATGGAATTGATAAACTTATAATCTTAGGTGGAGATGGTTCATTTAGAGCCTTAGACCAATTTTATAAAGATTTTGGAATAAAATTTATTGGAATTCCAGCTACTATTGATAATGATATCTTTGGAACAGAATATTGTTTAGGTGTAGATACAGCTTTAAATATTATTAGAGAAGCAACCGATGCTATTAGAGATACTTCGGCTTCTTTTAAAAGAGCTTGTGTAATTGAAACAATGGGAAGAGATTGTGGTTATTTAGCTCTTGTTTCTGCTATTACTTGTGGAGCTGAGGTTTGTATGATACCTGAGCTTGATTATGATTTAGAAGTGATTGGAAAAAGATTAAAACAAGAGTTAAAAGAGGGTAGAAAATATATAGTTTGTGTAGTTGCAGAGGGTTGTTCAAAAAATAGATGTACAACTACAAATGAGCTTGTAAGGTGGCTTGAAGAAGATGTTGGAATAGAGACAAGAGCAACAATTTTAGGTCATATTCAAAGGGGAGGAAATCCTACTGTATATGATAGGCTTATGGCTTCTGAGTTTGTAACTTTTGCAATAGAGGAGATTTTAAAAGAGGACTCTGAAAGTAGCGTAATTGTATATAATAAAAGTGAGTTCCAATTTGTTTCAATTGATTATGTAAACTCTTCAAAATATGAGATAAAAAAAGAGTTACTTGATTTAGCAAGAAGATTGGTAAACTAA
- the modA gene encoding molybdate ABC transporter substrate-binding protein, with product MRKLLFLMFVLASSLVASTINIAVAANVSYAIEDLIKEFNKQNPDTKVLVTLGSSGKLTAQIKNGAPYQLFMAANMKYPITLDNDGLSLTKPLIYAQGSLAILSSKEQDFSKGINIVSEKNIEKIAIANPKTAPYGKAAVEALKNAKLYEDIEKKFVYAESISQTVSYAITAAELGFIAKSSLYSDKMKKYKEGINWTDVDPKLYTPINQGIIILKKAEGNKEVKAFYDFILSEKAKEIFKQFGYLVP from the coding sequence ATGAGAAAATTATTGTTTTTGATGTTTGTTTTAGCTTCTAGTTTAGTAGCAAGCACAATTAACATTGCAGTTGCAGCAAATGTAAGTTATGCAATTGAAGATTTAATTAAAGAGTTTAATAAACAAAACCCAGATACAAAAGTATTAGTTACTCTTGGAAGTAGTGGAAAATTAACAGCACAGATAAAAAATGGAGCACCATATCAATTATTTATGGCTGCAAATATGAAATATCCTATTACTTTAGATAATGATGGTTTAAGTTTAACAAAACCTTTAATTTATGCTCAAGGAAGTCTTGCAATTTTAAGTTCTAAAGAGCAAGATTTTTCAAAGGGAATCAATATTGTAAGTGAAAAAAATATTGAAAAAATTGCAATTGCTAATCCTAAAACAGCACCTTATGGAAAAGCTGCTGTTGAAGCTTTAAAAAATGCAAAACTATATGAAGATATAGAGAAGAAATTTGTTTATGCTGAGTCTATTTCACAAACTGTTTCATATGCAATTACAGCAGCCGAGCTTGGTTTTATTGCAAAATCATCACTATATAGTGATAAGATGAAAAAATATAAAGAAGGAATTAATTGGACTGATGTTGACCCAAAACTTTATACTCCAATTAATCAAGGAATAATCATCTTAAAAAAAGCAGAAGGAAATAAAGAGGTTAAAGCCTTTTATGATTTTATTCTAAGTGAAAAAGCAAAAGAGATATTTAAACAATTTGGATATTTAGTACCATGA